A single window of Nicotiana sylvestris chromosome 5, ASM39365v2, whole genome shotgun sequence DNA harbors:
- the LOC104227076 gene encoding uncharacterized protein, giving the protein MTVIKNDNNELISTRTVTGWRICMDYRKLNLATRKDHFPLPFIDQMLDRLAGRSHFYFLDGYLGYNQISIALEDIEKISFTCPYGIYAFRRMPFGLCNAPARFQRCMMAIFTDMVEDIMEVFMDDFSVVGNSFDECLINLTHVLKRCIETNLEMLAVVFAFDKFRSYLIVSKACHASAYGGHFGGVRTTAKVLEAGFFWPTVFKDAHQWEKGCNECQRTGNISRHLEMLMNPIQEVEVFDVWGIDFMGPFVSSFGNKYILVVVDYVSKWLEDATFPTNDARVMVEFLKKNIFTRLGTLRAIVSDGGTHFCNRAFEKLLAKYDIRHKLYLDIEAAGTTRITELHELDEFRHLAFESTRLYKERMKRLHDQNIVERHFKPGDMVLLYNSRLRLFPSKLKSQWSGPFRVVEVFPSGAVEISSEKDSHTFRVKGQRLKLYIGMKEPKEVSEIHLTEPQRSSEP; this is encoded by the exons atgacggtgataaaaaatgataacaatgaacTGATTTCAACAAGAACCGTCacgggctggagaatttgcatggactacAGAAAGTTGAAtctggccacccggaaagaccacttcccacttcccttcattgatcagatgttagatagattggcagggaggtcacacttctattttttggatgggtacttagggtacaatcaaatctctATTGCACTAGAGGACATAGAGAAGATCTCCTTTACTTGCCCATATGGCATTTATGCTTTTAGGAGGATGCCATTTGGACTATGCAATGCACCTGCCagattccaaaggtgcatgatggccatattcactgacatggtagaggacataatggaggtattcatggatgatttctcagtggtgggaaactcatttgatgagtgccttaTAAATCTGACTCATGTGCTAAAACgatgtattgagactaacctg GAGATGTTAGCTGTGGTGTTTGCCTTTGACAAGTTCAGGTCATACCTGATTgtctctaag gcatgtcatgcatcagcgtatggaggacattttggaggagtTAGGACAACTGCGAAAGTGCTAGAGGCCGGtttcttttggccaacagtgtttaaagatgcgcaCCAATGGGAGAAAggctgcaatgaatgtcagcgaaccgggaacatttcccgtcATCTTGAGATGctcatgaacccaattcaagaggtggaagtgtttgatgtctgggggattgacttcatgggacccttcgtcagctcctttggcaataagtacatacttgttgttgtggattacgtgtccaaatggttAGAAGATGCAACATtccccactaatgatgcaagagtcatggtggaatttttgaagaagaacatattcacccgtttAGGGACCCTGAGAGCAATTGtcagtgacggaggcactcacttctgtaatcgagccttcgagaagttgctagcaaagtatgatatacgccacaag CTGTACCTAGACATTGAGGCTGCGGGCACAACGAGAATCACTGAATTGCATGAGCTTGACGAGTTTCGACATCTTGCTTTTGAaagcacaaggttgtacaaggaaagaatgaagaggttgcacgaccagaacattgttgagcgacATTTCAAACCTGGGGACATGGTATTGCTCTATAACTCAAGATTACGACTGTTCCCTAGTAAGCTTAAGTCACAATGGTCTGGTCCATTTCGAGTGGTCGAAGTATTCCCTTCAGGGGCTGTAGAGATTTCCTCAGAGAAAGACTCTCACACATTTAGAGTTAAAGGGCAGAGATTGAAGCTATACATAGGCATGAAagaaccaaaggaagtgtcagAGATCCACCTGACggaacctcagaggtcgagcgagccttaa